A genomic segment from Streptomyces sp. NBC_00459 encodes:
- a CDS encoding ABC transporter permease, with the protein MARLNLWRGVVLIGAAVYFIVPLAASVIFTVDVPGEGVTFDAYGQIVGADGFLPGLVLSLELAAATIAVVLLLMVPAMVALRLGAPRLRPVVEVICSLPLVVPPIAFVAGISTVLKWGPEHLSRTPLFQTFVAIQNPDFPVVLVLAYVVMALPFVHRALDAGLRAIDVRTLVEAARSCGASPAQALVTAVLPNLRGALLNASFLTLALVLGEFTVAQLLGFQPFAVWIYSVGGSQAQLSVAVSVLSLLVTWALLLALAGLGGRSRTVAAKG; encoded by the coding sequence ATGGCTCGCCTGAACCTGTGGCGCGGGGTCGTCCTGATCGGCGCCGCGGTCTACTTCATCGTCCCGCTCGCCGCCTCCGTGATCTTCACGGTCGACGTACCGGGCGAGGGCGTCACCTTCGACGCGTACGGCCAGATCGTCGGCGCCGACGGCTTCCTGCCCGGTCTGGTGCTCTCCCTCGAACTGGCCGCCGCCACCATCGCCGTGGTCCTGCTGCTGATGGTGCCCGCGATGGTCGCCCTGCGGCTCGGCGCACCCCGGCTGCGTCCGGTCGTCGAGGTGATCTGCTCGCTGCCGCTGGTGGTCCCGCCGATCGCGTTCGTCGCCGGGATCTCGACGGTCCTCAAGTGGGGTCCCGAACACCTCTCCCGTACGCCCCTGTTCCAGACCTTCGTCGCCATCCAGAACCCCGACTTCCCCGTCGTCCTCGTCCTCGCGTACGTCGTGATGGCGCTGCCCTTCGTCCATCGGGCACTGGACGCCGGGCTGCGCGCGATCGACGTCCGCACGCTGGTCGAGGCCGCCCGCAGCTGCGGTGCGAGCCCGGCGCAGGCGCTGGTGACGGCCGTGCTGCCCAATCTGCGCGGGGCGCTGCTCAACGCATCCTTCCTCACGCTGGCCCTGGTACTGGGCGAGTTCACGGTGGCCCAGTTGCTCGGCTTCCAGCCGTTCGCCGTGTGGATCTACAGCGTCGGTGGCTCGCAGGCCCAGCTGTCCGTCGCCGTCTCCGTGCTCAGCCTGCTCGTCACCTGGGCCCTCCTCCTCGCGCTCGCCGGGCTCGGCGGGCGTTCCCGAACCGTCGCCGCCAAGGGATGA
- a CDS encoding ABC transporter permease, whose translation MTATLTRVDVAPAASVKRRRRAPGWLAVLPLLAFVAVAFGVPALAMLNGAFTVKNQATGASSYTTANLTDSLQGAYLTALLGSVKLSAVSALIATVLGLLLAQAVVSSRFRALREAVLTASGVLANFGGVPLAFAFVATLGNSGVLTRHLGLTDKGWSLYSFWGLVIVYLYFLIPLMVLTITPALDGLRSQWREAARNNGATNVQYWQHVALPVLLPSLLGGFVLLFGSAFAAYATAAAMVGSSVPLVTLQIADAISGNVLVGQENVALALSLDMVLVAGLVMAVYLPLQRRSARWLA comes from the coding sequence ATGACCGCCACCCTCACCCGGGTCGACGTGGCGCCCGCCGCTTCAGTGAAGCGGCGGCGCCGCGCCCCCGGCTGGCTCGCCGTACTGCCGCTGCTCGCCTTCGTGGCGGTCGCCTTCGGGGTGCCCGCCCTGGCCATGCTGAACGGCGCCTTCACCGTCAAGAACCAGGCCACCGGCGCCAGTTCGTACACCACAGCCAATCTGACCGACTCCCTCCAGGGCGCGTATCTCACCGCCCTGCTCGGCAGCGTCAAGCTGTCGGCGGTGTCGGCGCTCATCGCGACCGTCCTCGGACTGCTGCTCGCCCAGGCCGTGGTGTCCTCGCGGTTCCGGGCGTTGCGCGAGGCCGTGCTCACCGCCTCCGGGGTCCTCGCCAACTTCGGCGGAGTGCCGCTGGCCTTCGCCTTCGTCGCCACCCTCGGCAACTCCGGTGTGCTGACCCGGCACTTGGGGCTGACGGACAAGGGCTGGAGCCTCTACAGCTTCTGGGGACTGGTGATCGTCTACCTCTACTTCCTGATCCCGCTGATGGTCCTCACGATCACGCCCGCGCTCGACGGCCTGCGGTCCCAGTGGCGCGAGGCCGCGCGGAACAACGGGGCCACCAACGTCCAGTACTGGCAGCACGTCGCCCTGCCCGTGCTGCTGCCCTCACTGCTCGGCGGGTTCGTGCTCCTCTTCGGCAGCGCCTTCGCCGCGTACGCCACCGCCGCGGCCATGGTGGGCAGTTCGGTCCCGCTGGTTACTCTCCAGATCGCCGACGCCATCTCCGGCAACGTGCTGGTCGGCCAGGAGAACGTGGCGCTCGCCCTCAGCCTCGACATGGTCCTTGTCGCGGGCCTGGTCATGGCCGTGTACCTGCCCCTGCAACGGAGGAGCGCGCGATGGCTCGCCTGA
- a CDS encoding ABC transporter substrate-binding protein, with protein sequence MIVTLPRTAVRGGALAVVAALALSACGAAPDDTSTTANGRSAATATSAADFGGLAKLVTAAKKEGTLHAIALPRDWANYGALIDGFQKKYGIKIEVENPDGASQDEINAVTSRKGQDRAPDVLDLGSSFALSAAQQGLLAPYKVASFADIPEGQKDPEGRWFNDYGGYISIGCDAKRVKTCPTSFADLLKPQYKGQVALNGNPTKSGSAFAGVWAASLASGGSFDDIQPGLDFFAKLKKNGNYTPVESTPATVEKGETPISIDWDYLNAGYADEFKSKGVDWTVSVPGDGEFSQFYSQAINKDAPHPAAARLWQEYLYSAEGQNLWLKGYARPALMTAMEKAGTLDKAAAAKLPKVSGTPSFPTEAQQSKAKTVLAQGWGKAVSG encoded by the coding sequence GTGATCGTGACCCTGCCGAGAACAGCCGTCCGCGGCGGCGCCCTCGCCGTCGTCGCCGCGCTCGCCCTGAGCGCCTGCGGCGCGGCCCCCGACGACACGTCGACCACCGCGAACGGCAGGAGCGCGGCCACCGCGACCTCCGCCGCCGACTTCGGCGGCCTGGCCAAGCTGGTCACCGCCGCCAAGAAGGAGGGCACGCTCCACGCCATCGCGCTGCCGCGCGACTGGGCCAACTACGGCGCCCTGATCGACGGTTTCCAGAAGAAGTACGGCATCAAGATCGAGGTCGAGAACCCCGACGGGGCGAGTCAGGACGAGATCAACGCCGTCACCTCCCGCAAGGGGCAGGACCGGGCACCGGACGTCCTCGACCTGGGCAGTTCGTTCGCGCTGAGCGCCGCTCAGCAGGGGCTGCTCGCGCCCTACAAGGTCGCCTCCTTCGCCGACATCCCCGAGGGGCAGAAGGACCCGGAGGGGCGCTGGTTCAACGACTACGGCGGCTACATCTCCATCGGGTGCGACGCCAAGCGCGTGAAGACCTGTCCCACCTCCTTCGCCGATCTGCTGAAGCCCCAGTACAAGGGGCAGGTCGCCCTCAACGGCAACCCCACCAAGTCCGGCTCGGCCTTCGCCGGCGTCTGGGCGGCCTCGCTCGCCAGTGGCGGATCCTTCGACGACATCCAGCCCGGCCTCGACTTCTTCGCCAAGCTGAAGAAGAACGGCAACTACACGCCCGTCGAGTCGACCCCGGCCACCGTCGAGAAGGGCGAGACGCCCATCAGCATCGACTGGGACTACCTCAACGCCGGTTACGCCGACGAGTTCAAGTCCAAGGGCGTCGACTGGACGGTGTCCGTGCCCGGCGACGGCGAGTTCTCCCAGTTCTACTCCCAGGCCATCAACAAGGACGCCCCGCACCCGGCCGCCGCCCGGCTGTGGCAGGAGTACCTCTACAGCGCCGAGGGGCAGAACCTCTGGCTCAAGGGGTACGCCCGGCCGGCCCTGATGACCGCCATGGAGAAGGCCGGCACCCTCGACAAGGCAGCCGCAGCCAAGCTGCCCAAGGTCTCCGGCACGCCGTCCTTCCCGACCGAGGCCCAGCAGAGCAAGGCCAAGACCGTGCTGGCCCAGGGCTGGGGCAAGGCCGTCTCCGGATGA
- a CDS encoding GntR family transcriptional regulator has protein sequence MTARHEEIADELRRAIDREQYTVGSRLPPETELAAHYGVARGTVRQAVAALTAEGLIGSRQGARRVVLASRRSQTFEELRSFAQWARAMGREATGQVVHQEYRRATTEDAIRLQLREKTKVLHVLRVRGLDGEPVLLERTVYADWIAPSVEPIEPDCPSVTQRLFEDTGLVFAYGEHVIDAVAAGAQDAELLDIRRTSPLLRVRRVTTTREGRPVEWSDDRYRGDAVSFSVHNSIASNALARKTAE, from the coding sequence ATGACGGCGCGACACGAGGAGATCGCCGACGAGCTGCGCCGGGCGATCGACCGCGAGCAGTACACGGTCGGCAGCCGTCTGCCTCCGGAAACCGAACTCGCCGCCCACTACGGCGTGGCCCGCGGTACGGTCCGCCAGGCGGTGGCGGCCCTGACGGCCGAGGGCCTGATCGGCTCCCGCCAGGGCGCCCGCCGGGTGGTCCTGGCCAGCCGCCGCAGCCAGACCTTCGAGGAACTGCGCAGCTTCGCCCAGTGGGCCCGCGCCATGGGCCGCGAGGCGACGGGCCAGGTGGTGCACCAGGAGTACCGCCGGGCGACGACGGAGGACGCGATCCGCCTCCAACTCCGCGAGAAGACCAAGGTGTTGCACGTCCTGCGCGTGCGCGGCCTGGACGGCGAACCGGTCCTCCTGGAGCGCACGGTCTACGCCGACTGGATCGCCCCGTCCGTGGAACCCATCGAACCGGACTGTCCCTCGGTCACCCAGCGCCTCTTCGAGGACACGGGCCTGGTCTTCGCATACGGCGAACACGTCATCGACGCCGTGGCGGCCGGCGCCCAGGACGCCGAACTCCTCGACATCCGCCGCACCAGCCCTCTCCTGCGCGTCCGCCGCGTCACGACGACGAGGGAGGGCCGCCCGGTCGAATGGTCCGACGACCGCTACCGGGGCGACGCGGTGAGCTTCAGCGTCCACAACTCGATAGCGAGCAACGCCCTCGCGAGAAAGACAGCCGAATAG
- a CDS encoding Lrp/AsnC family transcriptional regulator produces MLNDLDERIVHALAEDARRSYADIGQLVGLSAPAVKRRVDRLRESGAITGFTVRVDPAALGWETEGFVEIYCRRNTSPETIQRGLERYQEVVAASTVTGEADAVVQVFASDMRHFERVLERIAGEPFVERTKSVLVLSPLLRRFSAGSPT; encoded by the coding sequence GTGCTGAACGATCTCGACGAACGTATCGTGCACGCCCTCGCCGAGGACGCGCGTCGCTCCTACGCGGACATCGGGCAGTTGGTCGGGCTGTCCGCGCCGGCCGTGAAGCGGCGGGTGGACCGGTTGCGGGAGAGCGGGGCGATCACCGGGTTCACCGTGCGGGTGGATCCGGCGGCGCTGGGGTGGGAGACGGAGGGGTTCGTCGAGATCTACTGCCGGCGGAACACCTCGCCGGAGACGATCCAGCGGGGGCTGGAGCGGTATCAGGAGGTGGTGGCCGCGTCCACGGTGACGGGGGAGGCGGATGCGGTGGTGCAGGTCTTCGCCTCTGACATGCGGCACTTCGAGCGGGTCCTTGAGCGGATCGCCGGGGAGCCGTTCGTCGAGCGGACCAAGTCCGTGCTGGTGCTGTCGCCGTTGCTGCGGAGGTTTTCTGCCGGGTCGCCTACGTAG
- a CDS encoding GuaB1 family IMP dehydrogenase-related protein produces MRFLNDIQPPYDLTYDDVFMVPSRSAVGSRQAVDLSSPDGTGTTIPLVVANMTAIAGRRMAETVARRGGLVVIPQDIPIEVVTDVVTWVKSRHLVLDTPIMLAPHQTVADALALLPKRAHNAGVVVDAEQRPVGVVTDADLTGVDRFTQLSEVMSKDLLLLDADIDPREAFNRLDGANRRYAPAVDAEGRLAGILTRKGALRATLYTPATDVNGKLRIAAAVGINGDVAGKAQQLLDAGVDTLVIDTAHGHQESMLSAIKLVRDLDPRVPIAAGNIVAAEGVKDLIEAGADIIKVGVGPGAMCTTRMMTGVGRPQFSAVMECAAEAKKYGKHVWADGGVRHPRDVAMALAAGASNVMVGSWFAGTYESPGDLQQDAAGHLYKESFGMASARAVRNRTSEESAYDRARKALFEEGISTSRMFLDPARPGVEDLIDSIIAGVRSSCTYAGANSLAEFAQKAIVGVQSAAGYAEGKPLHASWS; encoded by the coding sequence GTGCGTTTCCTCAACGACATCCAGCCTCCGTACGACCTGACGTACGACGACGTCTTCATGGTCCCGAGCCGTTCCGCCGTGGGCTCCCGGCAGGCCGTGGACCTCAGCTCCCCGGACGGTACGGGCACCACGATCCCGTTGGTCGTCGCCAACATGACGGCCATCGCGGGCCGCCGGATGGCCGAGACGGTCGCGCGGCGCGGCGGGCTCGTCGTCATCCCGCAGGACATCCCGATCGAGGTCGTCACCGACGTCGTCACCTGGGTGAAGAGCCGCCACCTCGTGCTCGACACACCGATCATGCTCGCCCCTCACCAGACCGTCGCCGACGCCCTCGCCCTGCTGCCCAAGCGGGCGCACAACGCGGGTGTGGTCGTCGACGCCGAGCAGCGGCCGGTCGGTGTGGTCACCGACGCCGACCTGACCGGTGTGGACCGTTTCACCCAGCTCTCCGAGGTCATGTCGAAGGACCTGCTGCTCCTCGACGCCGACATCGACCCGCGCGAGGCCTTCAACCGCCTGGACGGCGCCAACCGCCGGTACGCGCCCGCCGTCGACGCCGAGGGCAGGCTCGCGGGCATCCTCACCCGCAAGGGCGCCCTGCGTGCGACCCTCTACACACCGGCCACGGATGTGAACGGGAAGCTGCGTATCGCCGCCGCCGTCGGCATCAACGGCGATGTGGCCGGAAAGGCGCAGCAACTGCTCGACGCGGGCGTCGACACGCTCGTCATCGACACCGCGCACGGTCACCAGGAGTCGATGCTCAGCGCGATCAAGCTGGTCCGCGACCTCGACCCGCGCGTCCCGATCGCCGCGGGCAACATCGTCGCCGCCGAGGGCGTCAAGGACCTCATCGAGGCGGGCGCCGACATCATCAAGGTCGGCGTCGGACCGGGCGCCATGTGCACCACCCGCATGATGACGGGCGTGGGCCGGCCGCAGTTCTCGGCGGTCATGGAGTGCGCGGCCGAGGCGAAGAAGTACGGCAAGCACGTGTGGGCGGACGGCGGGGTGCGCCATCCCCGCGACGTGGCGATGGCGCTGGCCGCCGGTGCGTCCAACGTGATGGTCGGCTCCTGGTTCGCGGGGACGTACGAGTCCCCGGGCGACCTTCAGCAGGACGCCGCCGGGCACCTCTACAAGGAGTCGTTCGGCATGGCTTCGGCGCGTGCGGTGCGCAACCGTACGTCGGAGGAGTCGGCGTACGACCGGGCCCGCAAGGCGCTGTTCGAGGAGGGCATCTCCACGTCCCGGATGTTCCTCGACCCGGCCCGTCCGGGCGTGGAGGACCTGATCGACTCGATCATCGCGGGAGTCCGCTCCTCCTGTACCTACGCCGGAGCCAACTCCCTCGCGGAGTTCGCCCAGAAGGCCATCGTCGGAGTCCAGAGCGCCGCCGGGTACGCGGAGGGCAAGCCGCTCCACGCCAGCTGGAGCTGA
- a CDS encoding barstar family protein, translating into MTDHPLAPVFAGRAPAGVLSWPAALPYERALEAAREAGWESADLDLADVSDKAGLMTACATAMRFPDHFGSNWDALADCLGDLQWWPASRGRLLLVRNWQAYAAARPEEWNTLQEIFADAAASWRETETGLAVVMVLA; encoded by the coding sequence ATGACCGACCACCCGCTCGCTCCGGTGTTCGCCGGCCGCGCGCCCGCCGGTGTCCTGTCCTGGCCCGCCGCGCTGCCGTACGAGCGCGCGCTCGAAGCCGCCCGCGAGGCGGGCTGGGAGAGCGCCGACCTCGACCTCGCCGATGTGTCGGACAAGGCCGGGCTGATGACGGCCTGTGCCACCGCGATGCGCTTCCCGGACCACTTCGGCTCGAACTGGGACGCCCTGGCGGACTGTCTCGGCGATCTGCAGTGGTGGCCCGCGAGCCGAGGCAGGCTCCTGCTCGTCCGCAACTGGCAGGCGTACGCGGCGGCCCGGCCCGAGGAGTGGAACACGCTCCAGGAGATCTTCGCCGACGCCGCCGCGAGCTGGCGGGAGACGGAGACGGGGCTGGCGGTGGTGATGGTGCTCGCCTGA
- a CDS encoding MMPL family transporter, with translation MSSSTATPAPASGERKDSRGRLRRLGEWCARHFVIVIVAWLIALAALQVLNRSFGGDYSDNFSLPGVQSQQGLDVLKKHDPAAGGYGSQIVLRDSAKPLTSMSTQMSQTVADLQKLPHVLSVQNPLPPPGSQPAGKQTVGPLAGDAKTGYITVRFDVQPSTLDDDYLDGVDDSVKPLRTAGVQVEYGGPLGELARPAADDRVSELIGFAVAIVVLLVGFGSVLAAGIPLLTALISVIGGLASLGLLAAAFTFATVSPTLATMIGLGVGIDYALFLITRHRQNLMNGDDPVRAAGRATATSGRAVLVSGCTVIVALAGLSVSGVAFIGKLGVAAAVTVVSAVVGALTLVPALLGLIGHRIDRYRVRRPVAEAGSDDAEGHGAWHRYAQRVERRPWWFLAGGVLVVLVLAIPVASIQLGHIGDGADPKSFTDRRAYDIMAQSFGPGSNGPLTVVIDQTKVPSDQRSALASKASKALTDVSGAATATPLTATKDGDVLIGTVYSKAAPQSETTTDLTNRLVDDTLPEAVSGTAAHGYVTGTTAAQVDFRDIVASRLPLIIGVVVALAFLIILAVFRGLLVALKAAVLNVLSIAASYGVVVAVFQWGWGGPALGVTGKVPIESYVPMMMFAIIFGLSMDYEIFLLSRVHEAWLRTGDARASVAHALEITARVITCAALIMVSVFAAFVVSDNVVVKMLGLGLAVSVLIDATVVRLLLVPAVMTLLGARAWWTPRRLDRILPRLDPEGDEHDR, from the coding sequence ATGTCATCGTCGACAGCAACACCAGCACCTGCATCGGGGGAACGCAAGGACTCGCGTGGGAGACTGCGCCGGCTGGGCGAGTGGTGTGCCCGGCACTTCGTGATCGTCATCGTGGCCTGGCTGATCGCGCTCGCCGCGCTCCAGGTACTCAACCGTTCCTTCGGCGGTGACTACTCCGACAACTTCTCCCTGCCCGGCGTCCAGTCGCAGCAGGGCCTCGACGTACTGAAGAAACACGATCCGGCGGCCGGCGGCTACGGCAGCCAGATCGTGCTGCGGGACTCGGCCAAGCCCCTCACCTCCATGTCCACGCAGATGTCCCAGACCGTCGCCGACCTGCAGAAACTCCCGCATGTCCTGTCCGTCCAGAACCCGCTGCCACCGCCGGGATCCCAGCCCGCCGGCAAGCAGACCGTCGGCCCGCTCGCCGGCGACGCGAAGACCGGCTACATCACCGTTCGGTTCGACGTCCAGCCGTCCACCCTCGACGACGACTATCTCGACGGCGTCGACGACTCCGTGAAGCCGCTGCGGACGGCCGGTGTGCAGGTCGAGTACGGGGGACCACTGGGCGAGCTGGCCCGGCCCGCCGCCGACGACCGGGTCAGCGAGCTGATCGGGTTCGCGGTGGCGATCGTCGTCCTGCTGGTCGGCTTCGGCAGCGTCCTCGCCGCCGGCATCCCCCTGCTGACCGCGCTGATCAGCGTGATCGGCGGACTGGCCTCCCTCGGGCTGCTCGCGGCGGCGTTCACCTTCGCCACGGTCTCCCCCACACTGGCCACCATGATCGGCCTCGGCGTGGGCATCGACTACGCGCTGTTCCTGATCACCCGGCACCGGCAGAACCTGATGAACGGCGACGATCCGGTACGGGCGGCAGGCCGGGCCACCGCCACCAGCGGAAGGGCCGTCCTGGTCTCCGGGTGCACGGTGATCGTCGCGCTGGCGGGGCTGTCCGTCTCCGGGGTCGCCTTCATCGGCAAACTGGGGGTGGCCGCCGCCGTGACGGTGGTCTCCGCGGTCGTGGGCGCTCTCACGCTGGTCCCTGCCCTGCTGGGGCTCATCGGCCACCGTATCGACCGCTACCGGGTACGCCGCCCGGTCGCCGAGGCCGGCTCCGACGATGCCGAGGGACACGGCGCCTGGCACCGCTACGCACAGCGCGTCGAGCGGCGCCCCTGGTGGTTCCTGGCCGGCGGGGTCCTGGTGGTTCTGGTGCTGGCGATCCCGGTGGCGTCCATCCAGCTCGGCCACATCGGGGACGGCGCCGATCCGAAGTCGTTCACGGACCGGCGGGCGTACGACATCATGGCGCAGTCCTTCGGACCCGGCTCCAACGGCCCGCTGACCGTCGTCATCGACCAGACCAAGGTGCCCTCCGACCAGCGCTCCGCCCTCGCCTCGAAGGCGTCCAAGGCGCTGACGGACGTATCGGGCGCCGCGACCGCCACCCCGCTCACCGCGACGAAGGACGGCGACGTCCTGATCGGCACGGTCTACTCCAAGGCGGCTCCGCAGAGCGAAACGACCACCGACCTGACGAACCGCCTGGTCGACGACACCCTGCCCGAAGCAGTCTCCGGAACGGCCGCGCACGGCTATGTGACCGGCACGACCGCCGCCCAGGTCGACTTCCGGGACATCGTCGCGAGCCGCCTCCCGCTGATCATCGGCGTGGTCGTCGCCCTCGCCTTCCTGATCATCCTGGCCGTCTTCCGAGGCCTGCTGGTGGCGCTGAAGGCCGCCGTGCTCAACGTCCTGTCGATCGCGGCCTCGTACGGCGTCGTCGTGGCCGTCTTCCAGTGGGGCTGGGGCGGGCCCGCACTGGGTGTGACGGGCAAGGTGCCCATCGAGAGCTACGTACCGATGATGATGTTCGCGATCATCTTCGGGCTCAGCATGGACTACGAGATCTTCCTGCTCTCCCGTGTCCACGAGGCCTGGCTGCGCACCGGCGACGCACGGGCGTCCGTGGCCCATGCCCTGGAGATCACCGCCCGGGTGATCACCTGCGCGGCCCTGATCATGGTCAGCGTCTTCGCCGCGTTCGTCGTGAGCGACAACGTGGTGGTGAAGATGCTCGGCCTGGGACTCGCCGTCAGCGTGCTCATCGACGCGACGGTCGTACGGCTGCTGCTGGTGCCGGCGGTCATGACGCTGCTGGGTGCCCGCGCCTGGTGGACACCCCGCCGGCTCGACCGGATCCTGCCGCGCCTGGACCCGGAGGGCGACGAGCACGACCGATGA
- a CDS encoding sugar-binding transcriptional regulator — translation MRMGPAELVQAAAMARRFYLEGKSKIQIAEEFGVSRFKVARVLETALERDLVRIEIRVPAELDAERSDALRARYGLRHAVVVESPAEAAEESPDPENLGEVAADLLGELVNEGDVLGLAWGRSTIHMAAALDRLPPCTVVQLTGVYDAGTAERGSVEAVRRAAQVSGGDAHPIYAPMLLPDAATAAALRNQTGIARAFEYFDKVTVACVSIGSWEAGISTVHDMLSDEERGHYASLGVAAEMSAHLFDSEGRRVGRDLGERCITVKTDQLRRVPEVVAIAGGQRKAAAIDAVLRSGLVTSLVTDTSAADYLMTAGPTPKPALNRADPDGI, via the coding sequence ATGCGGATGGGACCCGCTGAGCTGGTGCAGGCGGCGGCCATGGCCCGCCGCTTCTACCTGGAGGGCAAGTCCAAGATCCAGATCGCCGAGGAGTTCGGCGTCAGCCGCTTCAAGGTGGCCAGGGTCCTGGAGACCGCTCTCGAACGGGATCTGGTGCGGATCGAGATCCGTGTCCCGGCCGAACTGGACGCCGAGCGCTCGGACGCGCTGCGTGCCCGGTACGGCCTCAGGCACGCGGTCGTGGTCGAGTCCCCGGCCGAGGCCGCCGAGGAGTCACCCGATCCCGAGAACCTCGGTGAAGTGGCCGCCGACCTGCTCGGCGAGCTGGTCAACGAAGGCGATGTGCTGGGTCTCGCGTGGGGCCGGTCCACCATCCACATGGCGGCTGCCCTCGACCGGCTGCCGCCCTGCACGGTGGTCCAGTTGACGGGGGTGTACGACGCCGGAACCGCCGAGCGCGGTTCGGTCGAGGCGGTTCGCCGCGCCGCCCAGGTGTCGGGCGGGGACGCCCACCCCATCTACGCCCCGATGCTGCTGCCCGACGCGGCCACCGCCGCCGCGCTGCGCAACCAGACCGGGATCGCGCGGGCCTTCGAGTACTTCGACAAGGTGACCGTCGCCTGCGTCTCCATCGGCTCCTGGGAGGCCGGTATCTCGACGGTGCACGACATGCTCAGCGACGAGGAACGCGGCCACTACGCGTCCCTGGGTGTCGCCGCCGAGATGTCCGCGCACCTCTTCGACAGCGAAGGGCGCCGGGTCGGACGTGACCTCGGTGAGCGGTGCATCACCGTCAAGACGGACCAGCTCCGCCGGGTCCCCGAGGTCGTCGCGATCGCGGGCGGGCAGCGCAAGGCCGCGGCGATCGACGCGGTGCTGCGGTCCGGGCTGGTCACCAGCCTGGTCACGGACACCTCGGCCGCGGACTACCTGATGACGGCGGGCCCGACGCCGAAGCCGGCACTCAACAGGGCGGACCCGGACGGGATCTGA
- the rpe gene encoding ribulose-phosphate 3-epimerase, producing MAAQINPSILSADFARLAEEAKAVEGADWLHVDVMDNHFVPNLTLGVPVVESLARATDTPLDCHLMIEDPDRWAPQYVEAGAGSVTFHVEAAAAPVRLAREIRAKGARASMALKPATPIEPYEDLLPELDMLLIMTVEPGFGGQAFLDIMLPKIRRTRELISKHGLELWLQVDGGVAASTIERCAEAGADVFVAGSAVYGAADPAEAVRALRTQAQTATAGASWACGH from the coding sequence ATGGCCGCGCAGATCAACCCCAGTATCCTGTCCGCAGACTTCGCCCGACTCGCCGAGGAGGCGAAGGCGGTCGAAGGGGCCGACTGGCTTCATGTCGATGTGATGGACAACCATTTCGTACCGAACCTCACGCTGGGTGTGCCGGTCGTAGAGTCCCTGGCCCGGGCGACGGACACCCCGCTGGACTGTCACCTGATGATCGAGGACCCCGATCGATGGGCTCCGCAGTACGTGGAAGCGGGTGCCGGTTCCGTCACCTTCCATGTGGAGGCAGCCGCCGCTCCGGTGCGGCTCGCCCGTGAGATCCGGGCGAAGGGCGCCCGGGCCTCCATGGCCCTCAAGCCCGCGACCCCGATCGAGCCGTACGAGGACCTGCTGCCCGAACTCGACATGCTGCTGATCATGACGGTCGAGCCGGGCTTCGGCGGCCAGGCGTTTCTCGACATCATGCTCCCCAAGATTCGCCGCACCCGCGAGTTGATCAGCAAGCACGGCCTCGAACTGTGGCTCCAGGTCGACGGAGGCGTCGCCGCCTCCACCATCGAGCGCTGTGCCGAGGCCGGCGCCGATGTCTTCGTCGCCGGATCGGCGGTCTACGGCGCCGCGGACCCGGCCGAGGCGGTACGTGCACTGCGCACCCAGGCGCAGACGGCGACCGCCGGTGCGTCCTGGGCGTGCGGCCACTGA